A window of the Bacteroides thetaiotaomicron VPI-5482 genome harbors these coding sequences:
- a CDS encoding YitT family protein, translating to MRKPAKAEIMREVKDYIYITLGLISYALGWAAFLLPYQITTGGTTGIGAIIYYATGFPIQWSYFIINAVLMTFAIKILGPRFSIKTTYAIFMLTFLLWIFQVLVNNYIQTPDMSADGKPLLLGSGQDFMACIIGAAMCGVGLGITFNYNGSTGGTDIIAAIVNKYKDVSLGRMIMICDVFIIGSCYFVFHDWRRVIFGFVTLFIIGVVLDWIINSARQSVQFFIFSKKYDEIADRIIKDTDRGVTVLNGTGWYSKNDVKVLVVLAKRRQSLDIFRLVKRIDPNAFISQSSVIGVYGEGFDQLKVK from the coding sequence ATGCGCAAACCAGCAAAAGCGGAAATAATGAGAGAAGTGAAGGATTATATCTACATCACTCTCGGATTGATCAGTTATGCTTTGGGATGGGCGGCATTTCTGCTGCCTTACCAGATAACGACAGGGGGTACTACCGGTATCGGGGCTATCATTTATTACGCAACGGGATTTCCTATCCAGTGGTCGTACTTCATCATCAATGCGGTTCTGATGACATTTGCCATCAAGATATTAGGTCCGCGATTCAGCATAAAGACTACTTATGCAATTTTCATGCTGACTTTCCTGCTATGGATATTCCAGGTGTTGGTAAACAACTACATACAAACGCCCGATATGTCGGCCGACGGAAAACCTCTACTGCTCGGCAGCGGACAGGACTTTATGGCTTGTATCATCGGTGCGGCTATGTGCGGTGTAGGTCTGGGCATTACTTTCAATTATAACGGCAGCACCGGAGGAACGGATATCATCGCCGCTATTGTTAACAAATACAAAGACGTATCCCTTGGAAGGATGATCATGATTTGTGATGTGTTCATCATCGGTTCCTGTTACTTTGTGTTTCACGACTGGCGTCGGGTAATCTTCGGTTTCGTCACTCTGTTCATCATTGGTGTCGTGCTCGACTGGATTATCAACAGCGCCCGTCAGTCCGTACAGTTCTTCATCTTCTCCAAGAAGTATGATGAGATAGCCGACCGCATCATTAAAGATACAGACCGTGGGGTGACCGTGCTCAACGGTACCGGATGGTACAGCAAAAACGATGTAAAAGTATTGGTCGTACTGGCCAAAAGGCGTCAGTCGCTGGATATCTTCCGACTGGTAAAACGTATCGATCCGAACGCTTTCATCTCGCAAAGTTCCGTCATCGGGGTGTATGGCGAAGGGTTCGATCAGTTGAAAGTGAAATAA
- the mutS gene encoding DNA mismatch repair protein MutS, which yields MMKQFLDLKAKHPDAVMLFRCGDFYETYSTDAIVASEILGITLTKRANGKGKTIEMAGFPHHALDTYLPKLIRAGKRVAICDQLEDPKLTKKLVKRGITELVTPGVSINDNVLNYKENNFLAAVHFGKASCGVAFLDISTGEFLTAEGPFDYVDKLLNNFGPKEILFERGKRLMFEGNFGSKFFTFELDDWVFTESTAREKLLKHFETKNLKGFGVEHLKNGIIASGAILQYLTMTQHTQIGHITSLARIEEDKYVRLDKFTVRSLELIGSMNDGGSSLLNVIDRTISPMGARLLKRWMVFPLKDEKPINDRLNVVEYFFRQPDFKELIEEQLHLIGDLERIISKVAVGRVSPREVVQLKVALQAIEPIKQACLEADNASLNRIGEQLNLCISIRDRIAKEINNDPPLLINKGGVIKDGVNEELDELRRISYSGKDYLLQIQQRESEQTGIPSLKVAYNNVFGYYIEVRNIHKDKVPQEWIRKQTLVNAERYITQELKVYEEKILGAEDKILVLETQLYTDLVQALTEFIPQIQINANQIARLDCLLSFANVARENNYIRPVIEDNDVLDIRQGRHPVIEKQLPIGEKYIANDVMLDSASQQIIIITGPNMAGKSALLRQTALITLLAQIGSFVPAESAHIGLVDKIFTRVGASDNISVGESTFMVEMNEAADILNNVSSRSLVLFDELGRGTSTYDGISIAWAIVEYIHEHPKAKARTLFATHYHELNEMEKSFKRIKNYNVSVKEVDNKVIFLRKLERGGSEHSFGIHVAKMAGMPKSIVKRANTILKQLESDNRQQGISGKPLTEVSENRSGMQLSFFQLDDPILCQIRDEILNLDVNNLTPIEALNKLNDIKKIVRGK from the coding sequence ATGATGAAACAGTTTCTGGATTTGAAAGCCAAACATCCGGATGCAGTGATGCTGTTTCGTTGCGGTGACTTTTATGAAACATATTCTACCGATGCCATTGTTGCATCCGAAATCTTAGGAATCACACTGACAAAACGCGCCAATGGAAAAGGAAAGACTATCGAGATGGCAGGATTTCCCCATCATGCGCTTGATACATATCTTCCGAAACTGATTCGTGCCGGAAAGCGTGTAGCTATCTGTGACCAGCTGGAAGACCCGAAACTGACGAAGAAACTGGTGAAAAGAGGTATTACCGAGTTGGTTACCCCCGGTGTATCTATCAATGATAACGTTCTGAATTATAAGGAGAATAACTTCCTGGCTGCCGTCCATTTCGGAAAGGCTTCCTGTGGAGTTGCCTTTCTTGATATATCTACCGGTGAGTTCCTCACCGCCGAAGGTCCCTTTGACTATGTAGACAAATTGCTGAATAACTTCGGACCGAAAGAGATTCTTTTCGAACGGGGCAAACGCCTGATGTTTGAAGGTAACTTCGGCAGCAAGTTCTTCACATTCGAACTGGACGACTGGGTATTTACCGAATCCACTGCCCGTGAGAAACTACTGAAACACTTTGAGACAAAGAATCTGAAAGGATTCGGGGTGGAGCACCTGAAGAATGGTATCATTGCTTCCGGTGCTATCCTGCAATACCTGACGATGACACAGCATACGCAGATCGGTCACATTACTTCCCTTGCCCGTATCGAGGAGGATAAGTATGTGCGTCTGGATAAGTTTACAGTTCGCAGCCTGGAGCTGATCGGCAGCATGAATGACGGCGGCAGCAGTTTGCTGAACGTGATCGACCGTACCATCAGTCCGATGGGAGCCCGCCTGCTGAAACGCTGGATGGTTTTCCCGTTGAAGGATGAGAAGCCGATCAACGACCGACTGAATGTGGTGGAATACTTCTTCCGCCAGCCGGATTTTAAAGAGCTGATCGAGGAGCAGTTGCATCTGATAGGAGACTTGGAACGTATCATTTCCAAAGTAGCCGTAGGACGTGTGTCGCCACGTGAGGTGGTACAGTTGAAGGTTGCCTTGCAGGCCATTGAACCGATCAAGCAGGCTTGTCTTGAAGCGGATAACGCAAGTTTGAACCGGATAGGTGAACAGCTGAATCTTTGTATTTCTATTCGCGACCGGATTGCCAAAGAAATCAATAATGACCCTCCTTTATTGATCAACAAAGGGGGCGTGATTAAAGATGGTGTGAATGAGGAACTGGACGAATTACGCCGTATTTCATACTCCGGCAAAGACTATCTGTTGCAGATACAGCAGCGTGAAAGTGAGCAGACAGGCATTCCGAGTCTGAAGGTAGCTTACAATAATGTATTCGGTTATTATATTGAAGTCCGCAATATACATAAGGATAAAGTTCCGCAGGAATGGATTCGCAAGCAGACACTGGTCAATGCGGAACGTTATATTACGCAGGAACTGAAGGTTTACGAAGAAAAGATTCTGGGAGCCGAAGATAAGATTCTCGTGCTGGAGACTCAGTTATATACCGATTTGGTGCAGGCATTGACGGAGTTTATTCCGCAGATACAGATTAATGCGAATCAGATTGCTCGTCTGGACTGTCTGTTGTCTTTCGCTAATGTGGCGCGTGAGAATAATTATATCCGTCCGGTTATTGAGGACAATGATGTACTGGATATCCGTCAGGGACGTCACCCTGTGATTGAAAAGCAGCTTCCGATTGGTGAGAAGTATATTGCCAATGACGTGATGCTGGACAGCGCGTCACAGCAGATTATCATCATCACCGGTCCCAATATGGCCGGTAAGTCCGCGCTCTTGCGTCAGACGGCACTGATTACGCTGTTGGCGCAAATCGGTTCGTTTGTTCCTGCGGAGAGTGCCCATATCGGTCTGGTGGATAAGATTTTCACCCGTGTAGGTGCCAGCGATAATATCTCGGTGGGCGAATCTACTTTTATGGTGGAAATGAATGAGGCTGCGGATATTCTGAATAATGTCTCTTCCAGAAGTCTGGTGTTATTTGATGAGTTGGGACGTGGTACGTCTACCTATGACGGTATTTCCATTGCCTGGGCAATCGTCGAGTATATCCACGAACATCCGAAAGCGAAAGCCCGTACACTGTTTGCTACGCATTACCATGAGCTGAACGAGATGGAGAAATCCTTCAAACGCATCAAGAACTATAACGTGTCTGTGAAGGAAGTGGACAATAAAGTGATTTTCCTCCGTAAGCTGGAGCGTGGGGGAAGCGAACACTCCTTCGGTATTCATGTAGCAAAGATGGCAGGTATGCCGAAGAGTATTGTGAAGCGTGCAAATACTATATTGAAGCAACTGGAATCGGACAACCGCCAGCAAGGTATTTCCGGCAAACCATTGACGGAAGTCAGTGAAAACAGAAGCGGTATGCAGCTCAGCTTCTTCCAGTTGGACGACCCGATCCTTTGCCAGATTCGGGATGAGATACTGAATCTGGATGTGAATAACCTTACTCCGATTGAGGCGTTGAATAAGCTGAACGATATAAAGAAGATAGTCAGAGGCAAATAA
- a CDS encoding sialate O-acetylesterase, whose product MKYLISFLFLALAFSMKSEAKVTLPSILGDNMVLQQQAEVKLWGKARPNATVTVKTSWNGQTYKSSSDGKGGWSLTVSTPVAGGPYKIIFNDGELLTLQNVLIGEVWFCSGQSNMEMPMGGFDRQPVRGTNDIIAKAKPSTPIRMYTTDSKDGRWVRQFSKTPVEDCQGEWLENTPVNVSHISAVSYYFARYIQEVLEVPVGIVVSTWGGSKIEAWMSRESIKPFSSIDLSILDNDAEVKNPTATPCVLYNGKIAPLTNFAVRGFLWYQGESNRDNADLYQSLMPAFVADLRAKWGRGELPFYFVQIAPFDYEGADGTSAARLREVQLQNMKDIPNSGMVTTMDVGHPVFIHPVDKETVGNRLAYWALAQTYGMKGFGYAPPVYKSMEIQENKIYINFYNAQRGLSPMWTSLKGFEIAGEDKVFYPAFAEIETTTARLAVSSDKVSHPVAVRYAYKNYVEASIFSIHGIPAAPFRTDNW is encoded by the coding sequence ATGAAATATCTTATCAGCTTTTTATTCTTAGCTCTTGCTTTTTCAATGAAAAGTGAGGCTAAAGTGACATTACCTTCCATACTCGGAGATAATATGGTATTACAGCAGCAAGCAGAAGTCAAACTATGGGGAAAAGCCCGTCCCAATGCTACTGTAACGGTGAAGACTTCGTGGAACGGGCAGACATATAAATCCTCATCGGATGGCAAGGGAGGCTGGTCGTTAACAGTATCTACCCCTGTTGCGGGAGGCCCTTACAAGATCATCTTCAATGACGGCGAATTACTGACGTTGCAGAATGTACTGATCGGTGAAGTCTGGTTCTGTTCGGGACAATCGAATATGGAGATGCCGATGGGCGGTTTCGACCGGCAACCGGTCAGAGGGACGAACGACATTATTGCCAAAGCCAAACCATCCACGCCTATCCGAATGTATACTACAGATTCAAAGGATGGGAGATGGGTACGCCAGTTTAGTAAAACGCCTGTGGAGGACTGCCAGGGCGAATGGCTGGAAAATACGCCGGTAAACGTTTCCCATATCAGCGCCGTGTCTTATTATTTTGCGCGTTATATACAGGAAGTGCTGGAAGTTCCGGTCGGCATCGTCGTTTCTACGTGGGGAGGATCAAAAATAGAGGCATGGATGAGCAGAGAATCCATAAAGCCTTTTAGTAGCATTGATCTTTCCATCCTCGATAACGATGCTGAAGTGAAGAATCCTACCGCCACTCCGTGTGTACTCTACAATGGCAAGATAGCTCCTTTGACTAATTTTGCAGTGAGAGGCTTCTTGTGGTATCAGGGCGAAAGCAACCGTGACAATGCCGATCTTTACCAGAGCCTTATGCCTGCCTTTGTGGCTGACTTGCGTGCGAAATGGGGCAGGGGCGAACTTCCTTTCTACTTTGTGCAGATAGCGCCTTTCGATTACGAAGGAGCCGACGGTACATCGGCTGCCCGCCTGCGTGAGGTCCAGTTGCAGAATATGAAGGATATACCAAATAGCGGCATGGTTACGACGATGGATGTCGGCCACCCTGTTTTCATCCATCCCGTAGACAAGGAGACGGTAGGGAACCGACTGGCGTATTGGGCATTGGCGCAGACCTACGGCATGAAAGGATTCGGATACGCTCCCCCTGTTTATAAATCGATGGAGATACAGGAGAATAAAATCTATATAAACTTCTACAATGCCCAACGCGGCCTAAGTCCGATGTGGACATCTCTTAAAGGATTTGAGATTGCGGGCGAGGATAAAGTATTCTATCCGGCTTTTGCCGAAATAGAAACCACGACTGCCCGACTGGCGGTTTCGAGTGACAAAGTCTCTCATCCCGTTGCCGTGCGGTATGCGTATAAGAATTATGTGGAAGCAAGTATTTTCAGTATTCATGGCATCCCCGCGGCACCCTTCCGGACGGATAACTGGTAA
- the leuS gene encoding leucine--tRNA ligase, producing the protein MEYNFREIEKKWQQRWVEEKTYQVTEDESKQKFYVLNMFPYPSGAGLHVGHPLGYIASDIYARYKRLRGFNVLNPMGYDAYGLPAEQYAIQTGQHPAITTKANIDRYREQLDKIGFSFDWSREIRTCEPEYYHWTQWAFQKMFNSYYCNDEQQARPIQELIDAFAIYGNEGLNAACSEELSFTAKEWKAKSEKEQQEILMNYRIAYLGETMVNWCQALGTVLANDEVIDGVSERGGFPVVQKKMRQWCLRVSAYAQRLLDGLDTIDWTESLKETQKNWIGRSEGAEVQFKVKDSDLEFTIFTTRADTMFGVTFMVLAPESDLVAQLTTPAQKAEVDAYLDRTKKRTERERIADRSVTGVFSGSYAINPFTGEAVPIWISDYVLAGYGTGAIMAVPAHDSRDYAFAKHFGLEIRPLVEGCDVSEESFDAKEGIVCNSPRPDVTPYCDLSLNGLTIKEAIEKTKQYVKEHNLGRVKVNYRLRDAIFSRQRYWGEPFPVYYKDGMPYMIDEDCLPLELPEVDKFLPTETGEPPLGHAKEWAWDTVNKCTVENEKIDNVTIFPLELNTMPGFAGSSAYYLRYMDPHNNKALVDPKVDEYWKNVDLYVGGTEHATGHLIYSRFWNKFLHDVGASVVEEPFQKLVNQGMIQGRSNFVYRIKDTHTFVSLNLKDQYEVTPLHVDVNIVSNDILDLEAFKAWRPEYAEAEFILEDGKYICGWAVEKMSKSMFNVVNPDMIVDKYGADTLRMYEMFLGPVEQSKPWDTNGIDGVHRFIRKFWSLFYSRTDEYLVKDEPATKEELKSLHKLIKKVTGDIEQFSYNTSVSAFMICVNELSNLKCNKKEILEQLVITLAPFAPHVCEELWDTLGHETSVCDAAWPAYNEEYLKEDTINYTISFNGKARFNMEFDADAASDAIQAAVLADERSQKWIEGKTPKKIIVVPKKIVNVVV; encoded by the coding sequence ATGGAGTACAATTTCAGGGAGATTGAAAAGAAGTGGCAGCAAAGGTGGGTGGAAGAGAAAACCTACCAGGTTACGGAAGACGAATCGAAGCAGAAATTCTATGTATTGAATATGTTCCCTTACCCGTCAGGGGCCGGACTGCATGTAGGGCATCCGCTGGGATACATCGCTTCGGATATTTACGCCCGTTACAAACGACTGCGTGGCTTCAATGTACTCAATCCGATGGGATATGACGCATATGGTTTGCCAGCGGAACAATACGCTATTCAGACCGGACAGCATCCCGCAATCACTACTAAAGCTAATATCGACCGCTATCGCGAGCAACTCGACAAAATAGGCTTCTCTTTCGACTGGAGCCGCGAAATCCGTACGTGCGAACCCGAATATTATCACTGGACCCAATGGGCTTTCCAAAAGATGTTCAACAGCTACTACTGCAACGACGAACAGCAGGCACGCCCTATCCAGGAACTGATCGATGCATTCGCAATCTACGGAAACGAAGGACTCAACGCTGCCTGCAGCGAAGAACTCAGCTTTACCGCCAAAGAATGGAAAGCCAAAAGCGAAAAGGAACAGCAGGAAATCCTGATGAACTACCGCATCGCCTACCTCGGCGAAACGATGGTGAACTGGTGCCAGGCACTGGGAACCGTATTGGCAAATGACGAAGTCATAGACGGCGTCAGCGAACGCGGCGGCTTCCCCGTAGTCCAGAAGAAGATGCGCCAGTGGTGTCTGCGTGTATCCGCTTATGCTCAGCGTCTGCTCGACGGACTGGATACCATCGACTGGACCGAATCACTGAAAGAAACTCAAAAGAACTGGATCGGACGCTCCGAAGGTGCCGAAGTACAGTTCAAGGTAAAAGACAGCGATCTCGAATTTACCATCTTTACTACCCGTGCAGATACCATGTTCGGTGTGACCTTCATGGTTCTGGCTCCGGAAAGTGATCTGGTAGCCCAGCTGACCACTCCCGCCCAGAAAGCAGAAGTAGACGCCTACCTTGACCGCACCAAGAAACGTACGGAACGCGAACGCATCGCCGACCGCAGCGTGACCGGTGTATTCAGCGGTTCGTATGCTATCAATCCGTTTACAGGTGAAGCAGTGCCCATCTGGATCAGCGATTACGTATTGGCAGGATACGGAACAGGAGCCATCATGGCCGTACCCGCCCACGATAGCCGCGACTATGCTTTCGCCAAGCATTTCGGACTCGAAATCCGCCCGTTGGTAGAAGGTTGTGACGTAAGCGAAGAAAGCTTCGATGCCAAGGAAGGTATCGTCTGCAACTCTCCGCGTCCGGATGTAACTCCGTACTGTGATCTGTCTCTGAACGGACTGACCATCAAGGAAGCCATTGAAAAGACCAAGCAATATGTGAAAGAACATAATCTGGGACGTGTGAAAGTGAACTACCGTCTTCGCGACGCCATTTTCTCACGCCAGCGCTACTGGGGGGAACCGTTCCCTGTGTACTACAAAGACGGAATGCCGTACATGATCGACGAAGACTGTCTGCCGCTGGAACTTCCGGAAGTAGACAAGTTCCTCCCCACCGAAACAGGCGAACCTCCATTGGGACACGCCAAGGAATGGGCGTGGGACACGGTAAACAAGTGCACGGTAGAAAACGAAAAGATCGACAACGTTACCATCTTCCCGCTGGAACTGAACACCATGCCGGGATTCGCCGGTTCTTCCGCATACTATCTGCGCTACATGGACCCGCACAACAACAAAGCATTGGTGGACCCGAAAGTGGACGAATACTGGAAAAACGTAGACCTTTATGTAGGAGGAACGGAACACGCTACCGGACACTTGATCTACTCCCGTTTCTGGAATAAGTTCCTGCACGATGTAGGTGCATCGGTAGTAGAAGAACCGTTCCAGAAGTTAGTAAACCAAGGCATGATTCAAGGCCGCAGCAACTTTGTATATCGCATCAAAGATACTCACACCTTCGTTTCACTGAACCTGAAAGACCAATACGAAGTGACTCCACTTCATGTGGATGTAAACATCGTATCCAATGATATCCTCGACCTGGAAGCATTCAAGGCATGGCGTCCCGAATATGCGGAAGCAGAGTTTATCCTCGAAGACGGAAAATACATCTGCGGATGGGCGGTTGAGAAGATGAGTAAATCAATGTTCAACGTAGTCAATCCGGATATGATTGTGGACAAATACGGTGCAGACACCCTTCGTATGTACGAAATGTTCCTCGGTCCGGTTGAGCAGTCCAAGCCTTGGGATACGAACGGTATTGACGGTGTACACCGCTTTATCCGTAAGTTCTGGTCATTGTTTTACAGCCGTACCGACGAATATCTGGTGAAAGACGAGCCTGCAACGAAGGAAGAGTTGAAGAGCCTGCACAAACTGATCAAGAAAGTAACGGGAGATATCGAACAGTTCTCTTACAATACGTCTGTCAGCGCATTCATGATCTGTGTCAACGAACTTTCCAACTTGAAATGCAACAAGAAAGAGATACTGGAACAGCTCGTTATCACCCTCGCTCCTTTCGCTCCGCACGTTTGCGAAGAACTGTGGGATACACTGGGACACGAAACTTCCGTATGTGACGCCGCATGGCCCGCATACAACGAAGAATATCTGAAAGAAGATACGATCAACTATACCATCTCCTTCAACGGAAAAGCACGCTTCAACATGGAGTTTGACGCTGATGCCGCTTCGGATGCCATCCAGGCTGCCGTATTAGCCGACGAACGTTCGCAGAAGTGGATCGAAGGCAAAACACCGAAGAAGATCATCGTGGTGCCGAAGAAGATTGTAAATGTGGTAGTTTAA
- a CDS encoding AraC family transcriptional regulator translates to MRKMMNEQLPISKSSPLKARFYDYPYFTYPWHFHTEYEIIYVKEGTGMRFVGNNAEKYADGDILLLGSDLPHYMKSDEVYRQEGSTLRTTGTIIQFEKDFMHHAFNYYPHFMKIKNLLEEAQRGIYFPAGCSPRLVDLLESIPVETGVDQITSFLQLLKEMANVASRSVLSTSDFENDIIYDGSRIDKIIVYLNKNYTRQIDLNEISSLAAMNPAAFCRFFKSKTGKSFKNYILEMRIGYACKLLLMGDMNISQISVECGFDTISHFNKSFKKHTGFTPSYYKRMMLAE, encoded by the coding sequence ATGAGAAAAATGATGAATGAGCAGCTTCCTATATCGAAGTCATCTCCTCTGAAAGCTCGTTTTTATGATTATCCTTATTTTACTTACCCGTGGCATTTTCATACGGAGTATGAGATTATCTATGTCAAGGAGGGCACAGGAATGCGTTTTGTAGGAAATAACGCGGAGAAATACGCTGATGGTGATATTCTTCTGCTAGGCTCCGATTTGCCTCATTATATGAAGAGCGATGAGGTGTATCGGCAAGAAGGCAGTACGCTTCGGACAACAGGGACCATCATTCAGTTTGAAAAGGACTTCATGCACCACGCTTTCAATTATTATCCCCATTTTATGAAGATAAAGAACCTGCTTGAAGAGGCGCAACGGGGGATTTACTTTCCCGCAGGATGCTCCCCGCGGCTGGTTGATTTGCTTGAATCGATTCCGGTGGAGACAGGAGTCGATCAGATTACTTCTTTCCTGCAACTTCTGAAAGAAATGGCAAACGTCGCTTCACGGTCTGTGCTATCGACTTCCGATTTTGAAAATGATATTATCTACGACGGATCGAGAATAGACAAAATCATAGTTTACCTGAATAAGAACTATACACGGCAGATTGACCTGAATGAAATATCTTCTCTGGCAGCTATGAATCCTGCTGCATTCTGCCGCTTCTTCAAGAGCAAAACGGGGAAATCATTCAAGAATTACATATTGGAGATGCGGATAGGATATGCGTGTAAACTCTTGCTCATGGGCGATATGAATATTTCGCAGATCAGTGTGGAGTGCGGATTTGATACGATTTCTCATTTTAATAAGTCGTTCAAGAAGCATACCGGATTCACTCCGTCTTACTATAAAAGGATGATGCTGGCTGAATAG
- a CDS encoding DMT family transporter produces the protein MELKHGYYHLIAILTVAIWGLTFISTKVLINHGLTPQEIFFYRFLIAYLGIWVISPKRLFTNNWQDELWLVAGGIFGGSLYFFTENTALGITQASNVSFIICTAPLLTTILSLLFYKSEKASKGLIYGSLLALMGVGLIVFNGSFVLKISPIGDLLTLLAALSWAFYSLIIKKMAGRYPTIFITRKIFFYGVLTILPAFLLHPLHPDTAVLLQPAVLFNLLFLAVLASLICYVLWNVVLKQLGTVRASNYIYLNPLVTMIASFLILDEKITLVALGGAACIVCGVYWAEKK, from the coding sequence ATGGAACTAAAGCATGGGTACTATCATCTGATTGCCATACTAACAGTAGCTATCTGGGGACTGACATTCATTTCGACTAAAGTATTGATAAACCACGGGCTGACACCTCAGGAAATCTTCTTTTACCGTTTTCTGATTGCATACCTTGGCATCTGGGTAATTTCTCCCAAACGTCTGTTCACCAATAACTGGCAAGATGAACTGTGGCTGGTAGCAGGCGGTATATTCGGTGGCTCCCTTTATTTCTTTACAGAGAATACCGCTTTAGGCATCACCCAGGCGTCGAATGTATCGTTTATCATCTGCACGGCTCCCTTGCTGACTACTATCCTTTCCCTGCTTTTCTATAAAAGTGAAAAGGCATCGAAAGGACTGATATACGGTTCCCTGCTGGCATTGATGGGGGTAGGGCTAATTGTCTTTAACGGCAGTTTTGTGCTCAAAATATCTCCGATAGGCGATCTGCTGACTTTGCTTGCCGCATTATCATGGGCATTCTATAGTCTGATTATTAAAAAGATGGCCGGGCGTTATCCTACCATATTTATCACCCGCAAGATTTTCTTTTACGGAGTACTGACGATTCTGCCTGCCTTCCTCCTGCATCCCCTGCATCCCGATACCGCTGTACTTCTTCAACCTGCCGTTCTGTTCAACCTTCTGTTTCTGGCCGTATTGGCTTCGCTGATCTGCTATGTACTCTGGAATGTGGTGTTAAAACAGTTGGGAACGGTACGGGCATCCAATTATATTTATCTCAATCCTCTGGTCACGATGATTGCATCGTTCCTTATTCTGGATGAGAAGATTACGTTAGTCGCTTTAGGCGGCGCAGCTTGTATTGTCTGCGGGGTATATTGGGCTGAAAAGAAATAG
- a CDS encoding chloramphenicol acetyltransferase encodes MKQIIDIENWERKENFNFFRHFQNPQLSITSEVECGGARQRAKAAGQSFFLHYLYAVLRAANEIPEFRYRIDPDGRVVLYDTIDMLSPIKIKENGKFFTTRFPYHNDFDTFYQEARLIIDAIPEDGDPYAAENEEVADGDYGLILLSATPDLYFTSITGTQEKRSGNNYPLLNAGKAIIREGRLVMPIAMTIHHGFIDGHHLSLFYKKVEDFLK; translated from the coding sequence ATGAAACAAATCATAGATATAGAAAACTGGGAGCGGAAGGAGAATTTCAACTTCTTCCGCCACTTCCAGAATCCCCAATTATCCATTACCTCCGAAGTAGAGTGCGGAGGAGCCAGGCAACGTGCCAAAGCCGCCGGACAGTCTTTCTTTCTCCATTATCTTTATGCTGTGCTGCGTGCAGCCAACGAAATACCGGAGTTTCGTTACCGCATCGATCCGGACGGACGTGTAGTGCTCTATGACACCATAGATATGTTGTCTCCCATCAAGATAAAAGAGAACGGCAAGTTCTTCACCACCCGTTTCCCCTACCACAACGATTTCGACACTTTCTATCAGGAAGCAAGGCTAATTATCGACGCCATCCCCGAAGACGGCGATCCGTATGCGGCAGAAAACGAAGAAGTAGCCGACGGAGATTACGGACTGATTCTGTTAAGTGCGACTCCCGACCTGTACTTTACTTCCATCACCGGCACACAAGAGAAGAGAAGCGGCAATAACTATCCGTTGCTGAATGCCGGAAAAGCCATCATAAGGGAAGGCAGACTGGTGATGCCTATCGCGATGACGATTCATCACGGATTTATTGACGGGCATCATCTTTCCTTGTTTTATAAAAAGGTGGAAGACTTTCTGAAATAA
- a CDS encoding non-canonical purine NTP diphosphatase — MKRKLVFATNNAHKLEEIAAILGDKVELLSLNDIDCHTDIPETAETLEGNALLKSSFIYRNYQLDCFADDTGLEVEALNGAPGVYSARYAEGEGHDAQANMRKLLHELEGKENRKAQFRTAISLILDGKEYLFEGVIKGEIIKEKRGDSGFGYDPIFKPEGYEQTFAELGNETKNKISHRALAVQKLCEFLQR; from the coding sequence ATGAAACGCAAACTTGTATTTGCCACCAACAATGCTCATAAACTCGAAGAAATAGCTGCCATCCTCGGGGATAAGGTAGAACTGCTCAGTCTGAATGACATTGACTGCCACACGGACATTCCCGAAACAGCCGAAACGCTGGAAGGAAATGCCTTGCTGAAATCTTCTTTTATCTACCGGAACTATCAGCTGGACTGCTTTGCCGATGACACCGGACTGGAAGTGGAAGCTCTGAACGGAGCGCCCGGAGTGTACTCCGCCCGCTATGCCGAAGGCGAAGGACACGACGCTCAGGCGAATATGCGCAAGCTGCTCCACGAACTGGAAGGAAAAGAGAATCGGAAAGCGCAATTCCGCACTGCCATTTCGCTGATTCTCGACGGAAAGGAATATCTCTTTGAAGGTGTGATCAAAGGGGAAATCATCAAAGAGAAGCGCGGAGATTCCGGCTTCGGTTATGACCCGATATTCAAGCCCGAAGGGTACGAACAGACTTTTGCCGAACTGGGAAACGAAACAAAGAACAAGATCAGTCACCGTGCACTGGCTGTACAGAAACTTTGCGAGTTTCTGCAACGCTGA